One stretch of Streptomyces sp. NBC_01142 DNA includes these proteins:
- a CDS encoding copper chaperone PCu(A)C yields the protein MNRRTTLARTTLVAFIALSAGPALAGCSSSAGGEPALKVSGAFMPQPVDDMAAGFLRVENSGGTADRLTSVTSDISDDVTIHETKNQKMQRVKSFDVPADGELDLERGGNHIMFMKLKQKPEQGQKVAVELHFEKSDPITVELPVKESTYNPKKH from the coding sequence GTGAACCGCCGCACCACCCTCGCCCGCACCACCCTCGTCGCCTTCATAGCCCTGAGCGCGGGGCCGGCGCTGGCGGGCTGCTCGTCCTCGGCCGGCGGCGAGCCCGCATTGAAGGTCAGCGGCGCGTTCATGCCGCAGCCCGTCGACGACATGGCTGCCGGGTTTCTGAGGGTCGAGAACAGCGGCGGCACCGCGGACCGGCTCACCTCGGTCACCAGCGACATCTCCGACGACGTCACGATCCACGAGACGAAGAACCAGAAGATGCAGCGGGTGAAGTCCTTCGACGTCCCCGCGGACGGCGAACTCGATCTTGAGCGCGGTGGGAACCACATCATGTTCATGAAGCTCAAGCAGAAGCCGGAGCAGGGCCAGAAGGTCGCCGTGGAGCTGCACTTCGAGAAGTCCGACCCGATCACGGTTGAGCTTCCCGTCAAGGAGTCCACGTACAACCCGAAGAAGCACTGA
- a CDS encoding copper resistance protein CopC, whose translation MTATAPRLGPSPARLLLAAAVLLGTLLGALLAGASPASAHAALTGSNPKDGAVVATAPKDVTLTFSEQIAMGDNSIRVLEPSGKRADKAKVRDLGTGGKVVYGVDLHAGLPTGTYTVAWQAVSADSHPVSGAFTFSIGAPSKTTVALPEQKAGGGVVGALYDIARYASYTGFILLTGGAAFVLACWRRGASVRSLQRLVVRGWLTLTAATLAMLLLRTPYTGSGSLADAFDLGGLSDVLETKTGAALVSRLLLLGAAALFVAVLFGTYAKREDETEKNDLTFGLTIGGTVVAAGIAATWALSEHASTGIQPGLAMPVDVLHLLAVAAWLGGLAALLTALYRAPSIERAAVRRFSGLAFGSVVVLTATGLYQSWRQVGSWSALTGTSYGQLLLLKVGLVAVMVAVAWISRRWTSQLGEVTADETEREPVTVPETTAEATEETEAAKAAGPSEAAAPGRAAQLARQKAAVATARKNKDREADPERSGLRRSVLAEAGVAVVLLAVTTVLTATEPGRTEEEAAKAGDGSQAAASVPEGPTKIKLPFDTGGQNGKGTVRLSLDPARSGANEMDIRLDSPDGKPLDAAEVKVAFTLKAKEIGPLPIVPDRLAKGHWSAPVVQIPMPGDWEVKVTVRTSDIDQTTIDKNVKIG comes from the coding sequence ATGACAGCCACCGCCCCGCGCCTCGGCCCATCCCCGGCACGGCTGCTGCTCGCCGCGGCCGTGCTCCTGGGCACGCTCCTCGGCGCACTTCTGGCCGGCGCAAGCCCCGCGTCGGCCCACGCCGCGCTGACCGGGAGCAACCCGAAGGACGGGGCGGTGGTCGCCACCGCCCCCAAGGACGTCACGCTCACCTTCTCCGAGCAGATCGCCATGGGCGACAACTCGATCCGGGTCCTCGAACCCAGCGGCAAACGCGCCGACAAGGCCAAGGTCCGTGACCTCGGCACCGGCGGCAAGGTCGTCTACGGCGTCGATCTGCACGCCGGCCTGCCCACCGGCACCTACACCGTGGCCTGGCAGGCCGTCTCCGCCGACAGCCACCCCGTCTCGGGCGCCTTCACCTTCTCCATCGGAGCGCCGTCCAAGACCACCGTCGCCCTGCCCGAGCAGAAGGCCGGCGGAGGCGTGGTCGGCGCCCTCTACGACATCGCGCGCTACGCCTCGTACACCGGCTTCATCCTGCTCACCGGCGGCGCGGCCTTCGTCCTCGCGTGCTGGCGGCGCGGCGCCTCCGTACGCTCCCTGCAGCGCCTGGTCGTACGGGGCTGGCTGACCCTCACCGCCGCCACCCTCGCGATGCTGCTGCTGCGCACCCCCTACACCGGCTCCGGCTCACTGGCGGACGCCTTCGATCTCGGTGGGCTGAGCGACGTCCTGGAGACCAAGACCGGGGCCGCACTCGTGTCCCGGCTGCTGCTGCTCGGGGCCGCCGCGCTGTTCGTCGCCGTCCTCTTCGGGACGTACGCGAAGCGGGAGGACGAGACCGAGAAGAATGACCTCACCTTCGGCCTCACCATCGGCGGGACCGTCGTCGCGGCGGGAATCGCCGCAACCTGGGCACTCTCGGAGCATGCTTCGACCGGCATTCAGCCCGGCCTCGCAATGCCCGTGGACGTACTGCATCTGCTGGCCGTGGCGGCCTGGCTCGGCGGTCTGGCGGCACTGCTGACCGCGCTCTACCGGGCGCCGTCGATCGAGCGGGCCGCGGTACGACGGTTCTCCGGGCTCGCGTTCGGCAGCGTCGTGGTCCTCACCGCGACCGGGCTCTACCAGTCCTGGCGGCAGGTCGGCTCCTGGTCGGCGCTGACCGGGACGTCGTACGGGCAACTGCTGCTGCTCAAGGTGGGCCTGGTCGCCGTCATGGTCGCCGTCGCGTGGATCTCGCGGCGGTGGACCTCACAGCTGGGGGAAGTGACGGCGGACGAGACCGAGCGGGAACCGGTCACCGTCCCCGAGACGACGGCAGAAGCGACAGAAGAAACAGAGGCGGCCAAGGCGGCGGGGCCGTCGGAGGCAGCGGCCCCAGGGCGGGCCGCTCAACTCGCGCGCCAGAAGGCCGCGGTAGCGACCGCCCGGAAGAACAAGGACCGGGAAGCCGACCCCGAGCGTTCCGGACTGCGCCGCTCCGTGCTGGCCGAGGCGGGGGTCGCGGTGGTCCTGCTCGCCGTGACGACCGTACTGACGGCCACCGAACCGGGCCGTACCGAAGAAGAGGCGGCCAAGGCGGGCGACGGCAGCCAGGCGGCCGCCTCCGTGCCCGAGGGGCCCACCAAGATCAAGCTGCCCTTCGACACCGGCGGCCAGAACGGCAAGGGCACCGTACGCCTCAGTCTCGACCCGGCCCGCTCCGGCGCCAACGAGATGGACATCCGGCTCGACAGCCCGGACGGAAAGCCGCTGGACGCCGCGGAGGTGAAGGTCGCCTTCACCCTCAAGGCCAAGGAGATCGGCCCGCTGCCGATCGTTCCCGACCGCCTCGCCAAGGGACACTGGAGCGCGCCCGTGGTCCAGATCCCGATGCCCGGCGACTGGGAGGTCAAGGTGACCGTACGGACCTCCGACATCGACCAGACGACCATCGACAAGAACGTGAAGATCGGCTGA